A region from the Wolbachia endosymbiont (group A) of Rhinocyllus conicus genome encodes:
- a CDS encoding cell division protein ZapA, translating to MQVVEIVIRNNTYKISCESGKKSHLLRLANSFDKLVGSVSQKTGGKGSDALNFLLAALILEDKILELTKRLDEANQEREKYRNEKRIEYIEVLDKVNKIITNLECIKD from the coding sequence ATGCAAGTAGTAGAAATAGTTATACGTAATAACACATACAAAATATCTTGCGAAAGTGGGAAAAAGAGCCATTTATTACGTCTTGCTAATAGTTTTGACAAGCTAGTTGGTTCTGTATCTCAAAAAACTGGAGGTAAGGGTTCGGATGCATTAAATTTCTTACTTGCAGCGCTAATTCTTGAGGATAAAATTTTAGAATTAACAAAGCGGTTGGATGAAGCAAATCAAGAGCGCGAAAAGTATAGAAACGAGAAAAGAATAGAATATATTGAGGTACTAGATAAGGTAAATAAGATTATCACTAATCTTGAGTGCATAAAGGATTAG
- a CDS encoding HU family DNA-binding protein translates to MATKSDIIARVAKRHPFLDKIVIAAIVDRFFGILSSTLKHHNRVEIRGFGSFSVRSYHLKETSHLMLQKFTKNQYFKTYFRSSKKLSDLINE, encoded by the coding sequence ATGGCAACAAAGTCTGATATAATAGCGAGGGTAGCAAAAAGACATCCTTTTTTAGATAAGATTGTTATAGCAGCTATAGTTGATAGATTTTTTGGGATACTTTCAAGCACATTGAAGCATCATAATAGAGTTGAAATTAGGGGATTTGGTTCTTTTTCAGTTAGAAGTTATCACTTGAAAGAAACAAGCCATTTAATGTTACAGAAGTTTACAAAGAATCAATACTTTAAAACATATTTTCGTAGCAGTAAAAAATTATCTGATTTGATAAATGAATAA
- the rseP gene encoding RIP metalloprotease RseP, translated as MELISNLIHQFSDGIYCFLSFALIISVIVFVHEYGHYVVAKACKVKVESFSIGFGPEIFGFNDKSGTRWKLSAVPLGGYVKMLGDTNAASVPADQKELTEEEKLYSFHTKPRYKKAAVVFAGPFANMILAVIAFTIFFSTAGYYRTPPVIRDVIEGSAAKQAGLLPGDTITQINEHKIKYFEDISRVIMSNPKTRMEIKYSRNNEERRTSLTPLTIESRDVFGNIIERETIGIISVNTLKQSSFLGAVSLSVSETYHTMCLTIKAIFQIIVGKRSASEIGGPIKIAKYSGQSAKKGFIMVVYLMAIISANLAAINLLPISLLDGGHLFRYIIEAVIRRDLSLKYQKYEATFGAFILFLLMAIAISNDIRSLF; from the coding sequence GTGGAATTAATTTCTAATCTTATTCATCAATTTAGCGATGGAATATATTGTTTTTTGTCATTTGCCTTAATCATTTCTGTTATAGTGTTTGTGCATGAATATGGGCATTATGTTGTTGCCAAAGCATGCAAAGTTAAAGTTGAATCTTTTTCTATAGGTTTTGGTCCTGAAATTTTTGGTTTTAACGATAAGTCTGGAACTAGATGGAAACTAAGCGCTGTTCCATTGGGTGGTTATGTTAAAATGTTAGGGGATACTAATGCAGCGAGTGTCCCAGCTGATCAAAAAGAATTAACTGAAGAAGAAAAGTTGTATTCATTTCATACAAAACCGCGGTATAAAAAAGCAGCAGTGGTTTTTGCAGGACCTTTTGCAAATATGATACTTGCTGTTATAGCTTTTACAATATTTTTTAGCACGGCAGGTTATTACCGCACTCCACCGGTGATTAGGGATGTAATTGAAGGAAGTGCAGCCAAACAAGCTGGCCTATTACCAGGTGACACTATTACACAAATCAATGAACATAAAATAAAATACTTTGAAGATATTTCACGTGTGATAATGTCGAACCCCAAGACGAGAATGGAAATTAAATATAGCAGAAATAATGAGGAGCGTAGAACTAGCCTGACTCCATTGACAATTGAGAGTAGAGATGTTTTTGGCAACATAATAGAAAGAGAAACTATAGGGATTATTTCAGTCAATACATTAAAGCAGTCATCTTTTCTTGGGGCTGTGAGCTTATCAGTAAGTGAAACTTACCACACTATGTGCTTAACGATCAAAGCTATCTTTCAAATTATCGTTGGTAAGAGAAGTGCAAGTGAAATAGGTGGACCAATAAAAATTGCAAAATATTCAGGGCAATCAGCCAAAAAAGGATTTATTATGGTTGTGTATCTCATGGCAATTATTTCAGCTAATTTAGCTGCGATTAACTTGCTACCAATTTCGCTACTGGATGGTGGGCATTTATTTCGTTATATTATAGAAGCAGTTATACGTAGAGATTTAAGTTTGAAATATCAAAAATATGAGGCTACCTTTGGTGCTTTCATTTTGTTCTTGCTGATGGCAATTGCAATTTCGAATGATATTAGGAGTCTTTTTTAA
- the bamA gene encoding outer membrane protein assembly factor BamA, whose amino-acid sequence MKKLFYILIVIFISFPALLVALENKEKVQIKDIKCIGNERVSNQTIGFYIKLEPGSYVDDDDIDSIIKGLYKTKLFASVNAYIDDKKSLVVKIQENPLINKIILKGNKLFNSKELLNNVIQSKSLTIFTETKLQNDLMNLITTYRNNGKVGVNVAYELNKLDSNRVNLIFKIKEGKTSKIKDIRFIGNKNFSENELEQAIKVHSNDIFSKLFRAMFKGGTRYSPQYLLINTELLDRFYSSKGYIQNNIQPIVEIDNNNKIELTFLIDEGQQYLFGNNEVNIETEIQDLSLKEEILDFITEENDKIFNRVKINNTVEKINKYLNEKGYIFAKVNPEYAQRDNVVDVTYRVLPGKKIYINQITIDGNDRTLDKVIRSKLSVAEGDAYNISEIQKSRKKLMSSDFFETVKVNSYAVNDNAVNLDLNVKEKRTASLSLAGGMSFPGGAFVKTDFTDRNLFGSGKELSFALEKNQYSLSTNVEVVENNFNDSDTSLGVGVFYEKQDKPHTSFDSCDMGFSTKLSYKVIENLTNSIRYSYKYNRIHMDNKDGKDNDISDIIKGQEGEHQISSVGYTLAYNKLDNLYAPKEGYLLRISQDISGLGGNVNFLKSEFLSFYTHPILSKIDDSIILRFKMAAGHIFSYTDEDLNIGQHFFKGGNEIRGFDLSGIGPRAEDKNKSSLGGKTYFNLTQQVDFPLPKLYDYAGIKGSLFVDYATLFGLDDKNEKYKDPYNDSKLIRVSPGFGFSMPSPFGRLRLDFGFPLVKESYDIIPSPNVKFSIEAGI is encoded by the coding sequence ATGAAAAAGCTATTTTACATACTAATAGTAATTTTTATCTCCTTTCCCGCTCTACTTGTTGCTTTAGAAAATAAGGAAAAAGTACAGATAAAAGATATCAAATGCATTGGCAATGAGCGAGTAAGCAATCAAACAATAGGGTTTTATATAAAGTTAGAACCTGGTAGCTATGTAGACGACGATGATATAGATTCGATTATAAAAGGTTTATATAAAACAAAGTTGTTTGCTAGTGTTAACGCTTATATCGATGATAAAAAAAGTTTAGTAGTAAAAATTCAAGAAAATCCACTAATTAACAAGATAATATTAAAGGGTAATAAATTATTTAACAGCAAAGAGCTGCTAAATAATGTAATTCAATCAAAATCGCTAACTATTTTCACTGAAACAAAATTGCAAAACGATTTAATGAATTTAATCACTACTTATAGAAATAACGGTAAGGTTGGTGTTAACGTTGCATATGAGCTGAATAAGCTTGATAGTAATAGGGTCAATCTAATTTTTAAAATAAAAGAAGGTAAAACCTCTAAAATTAAGGATATAAGATTTATAGGTAACAAAAACTTTTCTGAAAACGAGCTAGAGCAAGCTATTAAAGTGCATAGTAATGACATATTTAGTAAGTTATTTAGAGCCATGTTTAAGGGCGGAACTCGTTATTCACCACAATATTTATTGATTAACACAGAATTGCTCGATCGTTTTTATTCGTCTAAGGGATATATTCAAAATAATATTCAACCGATTGTTGAGATTGATAATAACAATAAGATAGAATTGACTTTTTTGATTGACGAAGGACAGCAATATTTGTTTGGAAATAATGAGGTTAATATTGAAACTGAAATTCAGGATTTAAGCCTAAAAGAAGAAATATTGGACTTTATAACAGAGGAAAACGATAAGATATTTAATAGAGTTAAAATTAATAATACAGTAGAAAAAATAAACAAGTATTTAAATGAGAAAGGATATATATTTGCAAAAGTTAATCCAGAGTATGCACAACGTGACAATGTTGTAGATGTGACCTACAGAGTGCTGCCGGGTAAAAAGATTTATATAAATCAAATTACAATTGATGGTAACGATCGCACTTTAGATAAAGTGATCAGAAGTAAGCTAAGTGTAGCAGAAGGTGATGCGTACAATATATCTGAGATTCAAAAATCACGTAAAAAACTAATGAGTAGTGATTTTTTTGAAACAGTAAAAGTAAATAGTTACGCAGTTAATGACAATGCAGTAAATCTTGACTTAAATGTTAAAGAAAAAAGAACTGCTTCATTATCTTTAGCAGGAGGTATGTCCTTTCCTGGTGGAGCATTTGTAAAAACTGATTTCACAGATCGTAATTTATTTGGTAGTGGTAAAGAGCTCTCTTTTGCTCTTGAGAAAAATCAATATTCACTTTCTACTAATGTAGAGGTTGTTGAAAATAATTTTAACGATTCTGATACATCACTAGGTGTGGGCGTATTTTATGAAAAACAAGATAAACCACACACTAGCTTCGACAGTTGTGACATGGGATTTTCAACAAAATTATCATACAAAGTTATAGAAAACTTAACTAATTCCATTCGCTACTCTTACAAGTATAACCGTATACATATGGATAATAAGGATGGAAAAGACAATGACATCTCTGATATAATAAAGGGGCAAGAAGGTGAACATCAGATTTCATCAGTAGGATACACATTGGCATATAATAAACTGGATAATCTTTATGCTCCAAAAGAAGGATATTTATTGCGTATAAGTCAGGATATTTCAGGATTGGGAGGGAATGTAAACTTCCTAAAATCTGAGTTCTTGTCTTTTTACACGCATCCTATATTAAGTAAAATTGACGATAGCATAATACTACGCTTTAAGATGGCAGCAGGTCATATTTTTTCTTATACCGATGAAGATCTAAACATTGGCCAGCACTTTTTTAAAGGGGGTAATGAGATTAGAGGGTTTGACCTTTCCGGCATTGGACCAAGAGCAGAAGACAAAAATAAAAGCTCATTGGGAGGCAAAACTTATTTTAATTTAACACAGCAAGTAGATTTCCCACTACCAAAACTATATGACTATGCTGGTATCAAAGGCTCATTATTTGTTGACTATGCAACACTTTTTGGCTTAGATGATAAAAATGAGAAATATAAAGATCCATATAATGATAGTAAGCTTATAAGAGTGTCACCAGGTTTTGGCTTTTCAATGCCTTCTCCTTTTGGTAGACTTAGATTAGATTTTGGGTTTCCTTTAGTAAAGGAATCTTATGATATAATACCATCACCAAATGTTAAATTTTCTATTGAAGCGGGGATTTGA
- the trmB gene encoding tRNA (guanosine(46)-N7)-methyltransferase TrmB, whose translation MLFKNSKWIRSFSRRSRLKPDVDEILEKYSIQNSKESIEKIVNSRKRIWVEIGFGNGENMLYQVLNEPDLLFIGCEPYLKGVSRLLTNIEIQNIKNILIWTEDARELIANFPDNSVERFFILFPDPWPKRSHNKRRLINTEFLNLLAKKILITGEIFIATDHQDYAEWIASHIKQCNSLIYREDDFTSYTLTKYHKRALKDQRKVRFFKVSVINNLQTMDQ comes from the coding sequence ATGCTATTTAAGAATAGCAAGTGGATTAGATCGTTCTCCAGAAGGTCCAGGTTAAAACCGGATGTTGATGAAATATTGGAAAAATATTCTATTCAAAACAGCAAGGAATCTATAGAGAAGATTGTAAATTCACGAAAAAGAATATGGGTAGAAATAGGCTTTGGCAACGGTGAAAATATGCTTTACCAGGTGCTCAATGAACCTGATCTATTATTTATAGGATGTGAGCCCTACTTAAAGGGGGTTTCTCGCTTGCTAACAAACATAGAAATACAAAACATAAAAAACATTTTAATATGGACAGAAGATGCAAGAGAATTGATTGCAAATTTTCCTGACAACAGTGTTGAAAGATTCTTTATCCTCTTTCCAGATCCATGGCCAAAAAGAAGTCACAATAAAAGACGATTAATTAATACGGAATTTTTAAATTTATTAGCAAAAAAAATACTTATAACAGGGGAAATATTCATTGCAACCGATCATCAGGACTATGCAGAGTGGATAGCATCACATATAAAGCAGTGTAACTCTTTAATCTATAGGGAAGACGATTTCACAAGTTATACTCTTACAAAATACCACAAAAGAGCGCTCAAAGATCAGCGTAAAGTAAGGTTCTTTAAAGTAAGTGTTATTAATAATTTGCAGACTATGGATCAATAG
- a CDS encoding OmpH family outer membrane protein has protein sequence MKYIQLFISVIALIISLFVGYKFAGYQPQNTKAAIIDSDKVINESLALRNIQQQIKEQNSRLQQEFESELEKLKPSKEEFELLSEEAKKEKTEQFNKHTVNARDAYAEKMLYLEESYRDAVESVFNKIKEVAKKTAEKNNIDLVLFISKKNQVLYSMDEVDLSDMVLNNINKEIPEFALKGIE, from the coding sequence ATGAAATATATACAGTTATTTATATCAGTTATTGCCTTAATTATTTCCTTATTTGTGGGGTATAAGTTTGCAGGATATCAACCTCAGAACACAAAGGCTGCCATTATTGATAGTGATAAAGTTATCAATGAATCTCTTGCTCTGCGAAACATACAACAACAAATAAAGGAGCAGAATTCTAGATTACAACAAGAATTTGAAAGTGAGTTAGAAAAACTTAAGCCATCAAAAGAAGAATTTGAACTTTTGTCAGAAGAAGCAAAAAAGGAAAAGACAGAACAGTTTAATAAGCATACTGTAAATGCTAGAGATGCTTACGCTGAAAAAATGTTGTATTTAGAAGAAAGTTATAGAGATGCAGTAGAGAGTGTTTTTAACAAGATAAAAGAAGTTGCTAAAAAAACGGCAGAAAAAAACAACATAGATTTGGTACTATTTATTTCAAAAAAGAACCAAGTTTTATACTCTATGGATGAAGTTGATTTATCGGATATGGTATTAAACAATATAAACAAGGAAATACCTGAATTTGCTTTAAAAGGCATTGAGTAG
- a CDS encoding 30S ribosomal protein S1: MNNNDPVVNLPVTIRKLSSNKFIEEICQGQFEDQDNALFEDSFVNKIKEGDVVEGVITRINPNDVVVDIGLKSDGRILIKELGCNDEIIIGSKIRVYVERIEDYHGNVVLSREKAIRDEKWNKLEEDTVTRAEVSGVIKRSIKCGFIVDLGDGISAFLPLSHVDLKQVKDAKHLIETEQKFIVLKMDKKQGNIVVSRKLVLEKLHAGEKIKFLESLNEGDIIEGKIKSITHYGVFVGIHESDVVGVIDGLLHITDISWSRVSHPSAVFACGQTIKVKIIKIDKENAKISLGVKQLEDSPWQDAESKYPVDSVHKGYVTSIEDYGLFVELRPGIEGLVHSSEITWVKSSLPVSSLVTRGQEVYVKILSIDIAKSRMSLSMKRCVDNPWQVFIKKYPPGSIVSGEVKNNTGSYVSVAFNDSEIDENVEGTIYVKDLSWSKNSSDEIKKYNVGDKIEAKVIRANVNRARIYLGIKQIEYDPLEELIKKVKVGDKIQVVVGKREDNGLVVEVENDVTLLIDQEHLPENKKFSISEKIEVEVLGVEEYNIVLSAK; this comes from the coding sequence ATGAATAATAATGATCCAGTTGTAAATCTACCGGTTACTATCAGAAAGCTATCATCAAACAAGTTTATAGAAGAGATATGTCAAGGCCAATTTGAGGATCAAGATAATGCCTTGTTTGAAGATTCTTTTGTTAACAAAATTAAAGAAGGAGATGTGGTAGAAGGTGTAATTACAAGAATAAACCCTAACGACGTTGTGGTTGATATTGGTTTAAAGTCTGACGGGAGAATTCTGATCAAGGAACTCGGTTGTAATGATGAGATCATTATTGGCTCGAAAATTAGAGTTTATGTGGAAAGAATTGAAGATTATCATGGTAATGTTGTTCTTAGCCGTGAAAAAGCAATTAGAGACGAGAAATGGAATAAGTTGGAAGAAGATACAGTTACAAGAGCTGAAGTAAGCGGAGTTATTAAACGCTCAATTAAATGTGGTTTTATTGTTGATCTTGGTGACGGAATAAGCGCTTTTTTACCGCTGAGTCATGTGGATTTGAAGCAAGTAAAAGACGCGAAGCACCTTATTGAAACTGAACAAAAGTTCATCGTGCTTAAAATGGATAAGAAGCAAGGTAATATTGTAGTATCAAGAAAGCTGGTGTTAGAAAAATTGCACGCTGGTGAAAAAATTAAATTTTTAGAATCTTTAAATGAAGGCGATATAATAGAAGGAAAAATAAAAAGCATCACTCATTACGGTGTATTTGTCGGTATTCATGAATCAGATGTAGTGGGAGTTATAGATGGATTGCTACATATTACAGATATCTCTTGGAGTAGAGTGAGTCATCCATCTGCAGTTTTTGCTTGTGGCCAGACTATAAAAGTTAAAATTATAAAAATAGATAAGGAAAATGCTAAAATTTCCTTGGGTGTGAAGCAGCTAGAAGATAGCCCTTGGCAAGATGCAGAGTCAAAATATCCAGTTGATAGTGTGCATAAGGGTTATGTAACAAGCATAGAAGATTATGGATTGTTTGTTGAGCTTAGACCTGGAATTGAAGGTTTAGTGCACTCGTCAGAAATAACTTGGGTTAAGAGTAGTTTACCAGTTAGTAGTCTCGTAACAAGGGGACAAGAAGTATATGTAAAAATTCTCAGTATTGACATTGCTAAGAGTAGGATGAGTTTAAGCATGAAAAGGTGTGTAGACAACCCTTGGCAAGTATTTATCAAGAAATATCCTCCTGGTTCTATTGTTTCTGGTGAAGTGAAGAATAATACCGGCTCATATGTATCTGTCGCTTTCAATGATTCTGAAATAGATGAGAACGTAGAAGGGACAATATATGTGAAAGATTTAAGTTGGTCTAAAAATAGCTCAGATGAGATAAAGAAGTATAATGTAGGTGATAAAATAGAAGCAAAAGTAATAAGGGCTAACGTGAATCGGGCAAGAATTTATCTTGGAATAAAACAAATAGAGTATGATCCTCTTGAAGAACTGATAAAGAAAGTTAAGGTAGGCGATAAAATACAGGTTGTTGTAGGTAAGAGAGAAGATAATGGACTAGTCGTTGAAGTTGAGAACGATGTAACCCTTCTAATAGATCAAGAGCATTTACCGGAAAATAAAAAGTTCTCTATATCAGAAAAAATAGAAGTTGAAGTATTGGGTGTTGAAGAATATAACATAGTATTATCTGCTAAGTGA
- a CDS encoding succinate dehydrogenase assembly factor 2 → MTDTSLLRRKLMYRSWHRGCKETDILLGHFALKYLDKFSLSELIEYEKIVDLDDYELYCYITRKTNLPPGLNSQIVNLIACFIEANPLCTQD, encoded by the coding sequence ATGACAGATACCTCACTACTCAGAAGAAAATTGATGTATAGAAGCTGGCATAGGGGTTGCAAAGAAACCGATATACTTTTAGGGCATTTCGCATTGAAATATCTTGATAAATTTTCCTTGAGCGAACTAATCGAATACGAAAAAATAGTTGATCTTGATGATTACGAATTATATTGTTACATAACTCGTAAGACAAACCTCCCTCCTGGCTTAAATAGTCAGATAGTCAATTTAATTGCTTGCTTTATTGAAGCTAATCCTTTATGCACTCAAGATTAG